Proteins encoded in a region of the Leopardus geoffroyi isolate Oge1 chromosome E2, O.geoffroyi_Oge1_pat1.0, whole genome shotgun sequence genome:
- the FLT3LG gene encoding fms-related tyrosine kinase 3 ligand isoform X2 — protein MIVLAPAWSPTTSLLLLLLLSPGLRGSPDCSFSHSPISSTFKVTIRKLSDYLLQDYPVTVASNLQDDELCGPFWRLVLAQRWMGRLKAVAGSQMQSLLEAVNTEIHFVTLCAFQPLPSCLRFVQTNISHLLQDTSEQLAALKPWITRRNFSGCLELQCQPDSSTPLPPRSPRALEATALPAPQAPLLLLLLLLPVALLLMSAAWCLHWRRRRWRTPCPREQRKTLRPRERNHLPEDTEPGLGETQLETGSFLDHAAPLTLPPGWRQRQPPTPAPDPPIPLCTKSLSPGNCI, from the exons ATGATAGTGCTGGcgccagcctggagcccaact acctccctgctgctgctgctactgctcaGCCCTGGCCTCCGCGGGTCCCCCGACTGTTCCTTCAGCCACAGCCCCATCTCCTCCACCTTCAAGGTCACCATCCGAAAGCTG TCTGATTACCTGCTTCAGGATTACCCAGTCACCGTCGCCTCCAACCTACAGGAC GACGAGCTCTGTGGGCCATTCTGGCGCCTGGTCCTGGCCCAGCGCTGGATGGGTCGGCTCAAGGCTGTGGCTGGGTCCCAGATGCAAAGCCTGCTGGAGGCGGTCAACACCGAGATACATTTTGTCACCTTGTGTGCCTTCCAG cccctccccagctgtcttCGATTCGTCCAGACCAACATCTCCCACCTCCTGCAGGACACCTCCGAGCAGCTGGCGGCCTTGAAGCCCTGGATCACCCGCAGGaatttctcggggtgcctggagCTACAGTGTCAGCCCG ACTcctccaccccactgcccccaagGAGCCCCAGGGCCTTGGAGGCCACAGCCCTGCCAGCCCCTCAGGCCCCTCTGCTGCTCCTCCTGCTGCTGTTGCCTGTGGCTCTCTTGCTGATGTCCGCTGCCTGGTGCCTGCACTGGCgaaggaggagatggagaacGCCCTGCCCCAGGGAGCAG AGgaagacactgaggcccagagagaggaatcACCTGCCCGAGGACACAGAGCCGGGACTCGGAGAAACTCAGCTAGAGACTGGTTCCTTCCTCGACCACGCTGCCCCGCTCACTCTCCCCCCGGGATGGAGGCAACGCCAGCCCCCAACGCCAGCCCCAGACCCACCTATCCCCCTCTGTACAAAGTCCTTGTCCCCAGGAAATTGTATATAA
- the FLT3LG gene encoding fms-related tyrosine kinase 3 ligand isoform X3, whose amino-acid sequence MIVLAPAWSPTTSLLLLLLLSPGLRGSPDCSFSHSPISSTFKVTIRKLSDYLLQDYPVTVASNLQDDELCGPFWRLVLAQRWMGRLKAVAGSQMQSLLEAVNTEIHFVTLCAFQDTSEQLAALKPWITRRNFSGCLELQCQPADSSTPLPPRSPRALEATALPAPQAPLLLLLLLLPVALLLMSAAWCLHWRRRRWRTPCPREQRKTLRPRERNHLPEDTEPGLGETQLETGSFLDHAAPLTLPPGWRQRQPPTPAPDPPIPLCTKSLSPGNCI is encoded by the exons ATGATAGTGCTGGcgccagcctggagcccaact acctccctgctgctgctgctactgctcaGCCCTGGCCTCCGCGGGTCCCCCGACTGTTCCTTCAGCCACAGCCCCATCTCCTCCACCTTCAAGGTCACCATCCGAAAGCTG TCTGATTACCTGCTTCAGGATTACCCAGTCACCGTCGCCTCCAACCTACAGGAC GACGAGCTCTGTGGGCCATTCTGGCGCCTGGTCCTGGCCCAGCGCTGGATGGGTCGGCTCAAGGCTGTGGCTGGGTCCCAGATGCAAAGCCTGCTGGAGGCGGTCAACACCGAGATACATTTTGTCACCTTGTGTGCCTTCCAG GACACCTCCGAGCAGCTGGCGGCCTTGAAGCCCTGGATCACCCGCAGGaatttctcggggtgcctggagCTACAGTGTCAGCCCG CAGACTcctccaccccactgcccccaagGAGCCCCAGGGCCTTGGAGGCCACAGCCCTGCCAGCCCCTCAGGCCCCTCTGCTGCTCCTCCTGCTGCTGTTGCCTGTGGCTCTCTTGCTGATGTCCGCTGCCTGGTGCCTGCACTGGCgaaggaggagatggagaacGCCCTGCCCCAGGGAGCAG AGgaagacactgaggcccagagagaggaatcACCTGCCCGAGGACACAGAGCCGGGACTCGGAGAAACTCAGCTAGAGACTGGTTCCTTCCTCGACCACGCTGCCCCGCTCACTCTCCCCCCGGGATGGAGGCAACGCCAGCCCCCAACGCCAGCCCCAGACCCACCTATCCCCCTCTGTACAAAGTCCTTGTCCCCAGGAAATTGTATATAA
- the FLT3LG gene encoding fms-related tyrosine kinase 3 ligand isoform X4: MIVLAPAWSPTTSLLLLLLLSPGLRGSPDCSFSHSPISSTFKVTIRKLSDYLLQDYPVTVASNLQDDELCGPFWRLVLAQRWMGRLKAVAGSQMQSLLEAVNTEIHFVTLCAFQDTSEQLAALKPWITRRNFSGCLELQCQPDSSTPLPPRSPRALEATALPAPQAPLLLLLLLLPVALLLMSAAWCLHWRRRRWRTPCPREQRKTLRPRERNHLPEDTEPGLGETQLETGSFLDHAAPLTLPPGWRQRQPPTPAPDPPIPLCTKSLSPGNCI, translated from the exons ATGATAGTGCTGGcgccagcctggagcccaact acctccctgctgctgctgctactgctcaGCCCTGGCCTCCGCGGGTCCCCCGACTGTTCCTTCAGCCACAGCCCCATCTCCTCCACCTTCAAGGTCACCATCCGAAAGCTG TCTGATTACCTGCTTCAGGATTACCCAGTCACCGTCGCCTCCAACCTACAGGAC GACGAGCTCTGTGGGCCATTCTGGCGCCTGGTCCTGGCCCAGCGCTGGATGGGTCGGCTCAAGGCTGTGGCTGGGTCCCAGATGCAAAGCCTGCTGGAGGCGGTCAACACCGAGATACATTTTGTCACCTTGTGTGCCTTCCAG GACACCTCCGAGCAGCTGGCGGCCTTGAAGCCCTGGATCACCCGCAGGaatttctcggggtgcctggagCTACAGTGTCAGCCCG ACTcctccaccccactgcccccaagGAGCCCCAGGGCCTTGGAGGCCACAGCCCTGCCAGCCCCTCAGGCCCCTCTGCTGCTCCTCCTGCTGCTGTTGCCTGTGGCTCTCTTGCTGATGTCCGCTGCCTGGTGCCTGCACTGGCgaaggaggagatggagaacGCCCTGCCCCAGGGAGCAG AGgaagacactgaggcccagagagaggaatcACCTGCCCGAGGACACAGAGCCGGGACTCGGAGAAACTCAGCTAGAGACTGGTTCCTTCCTCGACCACGCTGCCCCGCTCACTCTCCCCCCGGGATGGAGGCAACGCCAGCCCCCAACGCCAGCCCCAGACCCACCTATCCCCCTCTGTACAAAGTCCTTGTCCCCAGGAAATTGTATATAA
- the FLT3LG gene encoding fms-related tyrosine kinase 3 ligand isoform X5, which translates to MIVLAPAWSPTSDYLLQDYPVTVASNLQDDELCGPFWRLVLAQRWMGRLKAVAGSQMQSLLEAVNTEIHFVTLCAFQPLPSCLRFVQTNISHLLQDTSEQLAALKPWITRRNFSGCLELQCQPADSSTPLPPRSPRALEATALPAPQAPLLLLLLLLPVALLLMSAAWCLHWRRRRWRTPCPREQRKTLRPRERNHLPEDTEPGLGETQLETGSFLDHAAPLTLPPGWRQRQPPTPAPDPPIPLCTKSLSPGNCI; encoded by the exons ATGATAGTGCTGGcgccagcctggagcccaact TCTGATTACCTGCTTCAGGATTACCCAGTCACCGTCGCCTCCAACCTACAGGAC GACGAGCTCTGTGGGCCATTCTGGCGCCTGGTCCTGGCCCAGCGCTGGATGGGTCGGCTCAAGGCTGTGGCTGGGTCCCAGATGCAAAGCCTGCTGGAGGCGGTCAACACCGAGATACATTTTGTCACCTTGTGTGCCTTCCAG cccctccccagctgtcttCGATTCGTCCAGACCAACATCTCCCACCTCCTGCAGGACACCTCCGAGCAGCTGGCGGCCTTGAAGCCCTGGATCACCCGCAGGaatttctcggggtgcctggagCTACAGTGTCAGCCCG CAGACTcctccaccccactgcccccaagGAGCCCCAGGGCCTTGGAGGCCACAGCCCTGCCAGCCCCTCAGGCCCCTCTGCTGCTCCTCCTGCTGCTGTTGCCTGTGGCTCTCTTGCTGATGTCCGCTGCCTGGTGCCTGCACTGGCgaaggaggagatggagaacGCCCTGCCCCAGGGAGCAG AGgaagacactgaggcccagagagaggaatcACCTGCCCGAGGACACAGAGCCGGGACTCGGAGAAACTCAGCTAGAGACTGGTTCCTTCCTCGACCACGCTGCCCCGCTCACTCTCCCCCCGGGATGGAGGCAACGCCAGCCCCCAACGCCAGCCCCAGACCCACCTATCCCCCTCTGTACAAAGTCCTTGTCCCCAGGAAATTGTATATAA
- the RPL13A gene encoding 60S ribosomal protein L13a isoform X1, translating to MAEAQVLVLDGRGHLLGRLAAIVAKQVLLGRKVVVVRCEGINISGNFYRNKLKYLAFLRKRMNTNPSRGPYHFRAPSRIFWRTVRGMLPHKTKRGQAALERLKVFDGIPPPYDKKKRMVVPAALKVVRLKPTRKFAYLGRLAHEVGWKYQAVTATLEEKRKEKAKIHYRKKKQLVRLRKQAEKNVEGKINKYTEVLKTHGLLV from the exons ATGGCGGAGGCTCAG GTCCTGGTGCTCGATGGCAGAGGCCATCTCCTGGGCCGCCTGGCGGCCATTGTGGCCAAACAGGTGCTGCTGG gCCGGAAGGTCGTCGTCGTGCGCTGCGAGGGCATCAACATTTCTGGCAATTTCTACAGAAACAAGC TGAAGTACTTGGCCTTCCTCCGCAAGCGGATGAACACCAACCCATCCCGAGGCCCCTACCACTTCCGCGCGCCCAGCCGCATCTTCTGGCGGACAGTGCGAG GCATGCTGCCCCACAAGACCAAGCGAGGCCAGGCCGCCCTGGAGCGCCTCAAGGTGTTTGATGGGATCCCGCCCCCCTACGACAAG AAAAAGCGGATGGTGGTTCCCGCCGCCCTCAAAGTTGTGCGGCTGAAGCCTACACGGAAG TTTGcttacctggggcgcctggctcacGAGGTTGGCTGGAAGTACCAGGCAGTAACGGCCACCCTGGAGGAGAAGCGGAAGGAGAAGGCCAAGATCCATTACCGGAAGAAGAAGCAGCTTGTG AGGCTACGGAAACAGGCCGAAAAGAACGTGGAGGGGAAAATCAACAAATACACAGAGGTCCTCAAGACCCACGGACTCCTGGTCTGA
- the FCGRT gene encoding IgG receptor FcRn large subunit p51 isoform X1 yields MGVPRPQPWGLGFLLFLLPTLRAAESHLSLLYHLTAVSSPAPGTPAFWVSGWLGPQQYLSYNNLRAQAEPCGAWVWENQVSWYWEKETTDLRNKQELFLEALKALGEGGPYTLQGLLGCELGPDNASVPVAKFALNGEDFMDFDPKLGTWSGEWPETETISKRWMQEAGAVSKERTFLLNSCPQRLLGHLERGRGNLEWKEPPSMRLKARPGSPGFSVLTCSAFSFYPPELQLRFLRNGLAAGSGEGDFGPNGDGSFHAWSSLTVKSGDEHHYRCLVQHAGLPQPLTVELESPAKSSMPVVGIVIGLLLLTAAAAGGALLWRRMRNGLPAPWISLRGDDVGALLPTPGLPKDADS; encoded by the exons ATGGGGGTCCCCCGGCCTCAGCCCTGGGGGCTCGGGttcctgctcttcctcctgcCGACACTGCGCGCAG caGAGAGCCATCTCTCCCTCCTGTACCACCTCACCGCTGTGTCCTCTCCTGCCCCCGGGACTCCTGCCTTCTGGGTATCAGGCTGGCTGGGACCCCAGCAATACCTGAGCTACAATAACCTGCGGGCCCAGGCGGAGCCGTGTGGGGCTTGGGTCTGGGAAAACCAGGTGTCCTGGTATTGGGAGAAGGAGACAACAGACCTGAGGAACAAGCAGGAACTCTTTCTTGAAGCTCTCAAAGCCTTGGGAGAAGGAG GTCCCTACACCCTGCAGGGCCTGCTGGGCTGTGAGTTGGGCCCTGACAATGCCTCGGTGCCCGTGGCCAAGTTTGCTCTGAATGGCGAGGATTTCATGGATTTTGACCCCAAGCTGGGCACCTGGAGTGGGGAATGGCCTGAGACTGAGACCATCAGTAAGAGGTGGATGCAGGAGGCGGGTGCGGTCAGCAAGGAGAGGACCTTCCTGCTCAACTCCTGCCCCCAGCGGCTGTTGGGGCATCTGGAGAGAGGCCGCGGAAACCTGGAGTGGAAGG AGCCACCCTCCATGCGCCTGAAGGCCCGCCCCGGCAGCCCCGGCTTTTCTGTGCTCACCTGCAGCGCCTTCTCCTTCTACCCCCCGGAGCTCCAACTGCGGTTCCTCCGCAACGGGCTGGCAGCCGGCTCCGGCGAGGGTGACTTCGGCCCGAACGGCGACGGCTCCTTCCACGCCTGGTCTTCACTGACAGTCAAAAGCGGCGACGAGCACCACTACCGCTGCCTGGTGCAGCACGCGGGGCTGCCGCAGCCCCTCACTGTGGAGCTGG AATCACCAGCCAAATCCTCGATGCCAGTGGTTGGAATCGTCATTGGCCTCTTACTGCTCACGGCGGCGGCTGCAGGCGGAGCTCTGCTATGGAGGAGGATGAGAAACGGGCTGCCAG cCCCTTGGATCTCTCTCCGTGGGGACGATGTAGGGGCCCTCCTGCCCACTCCTGGCCTGCCCAAGGATGCTGACTCTTAG
- the FCGRT gene encoding IgG receptor FcRn large subunit p51 isoform X2, whose product MGVPRPQPWGLGFLLFLLPTLRAESHLSLLYHLTAVSSPAPGTPAFWVSGWLGPQQYLSYNNLRAQAEPCGAWVWENQVSWYWEKETTDLRNKQELFLEALKALGEGGPYTLQGLLGCELGPDNASVPVAKFALNGEDFMDFDPKLGTWSGEWPETETISKRWMQEAGAVSKERTFLLNSCPQRLLGHLERGRGNLEWKEPPSMRLKARPGSPGFSVLTCSAFSFYPPELQLRFLRNGLAAGSGEGDFGPNGDGSFHAWSSLTVKSGDEHHYRCLVQHAGLPQPLTVELESPAKSSMPVVGIVIGLLLLTAAAAGGALLWRRMRNGLPAPWISLRGDDVGALLPTPGLPKDADS is encoded by the exons ATGGGGGTCCCCCGGCCTCAGCCCTGGGGGCTCGGGttcctgctcttcctcctgcCGACACTGCGCGCAG AGAGCCATCTCTCCCTCCTGTACCACCTCACCGCTGTGTCCTCTCCTGCCCCCGGGACTCCTGCCTTCTGGGTATCAGGCTGGCTGGGACCCCAGCAATACCTGAGCTACAATAACCTGCGGGCCCAGGCGGAGCCGTGTGGGGCTTGGGTCTGGGAAAACCAGGTGTCCTGGTATTGGGAGAAGGAGACAACAGACCTGAGGAACAAGCAGGAACTCTTTCTTGAAGCTCTCAAAGCCTTGGGAGAAGGAG GTCCCTACACCCTGCAGGGCCTGCTGGGCTGTGAGTTGGGCCCTGACAATGCCTCGGTGCCCGTGGCCAAGTTTGCTCTGAATGGCGAGGATTTCATGGATTTTGACCCCAAGCTGGGCACCTGGAGTGGGGAATGGCCTGAGACTGAGACCATCAGTAAGAGGTGGATGCAGGAGGCGGGTGCGGTCAGCAAGGAGAGGACCTTCCTGCTCAACTCCTGCCCCCAGCGGCTGTTGGGGCATCTGGAGAGAGGCCGCGGAAACCTGGAGTGGAAGG AGCCACCCTCCATGCGCCTGAAGGCCCGCCCCGGCAGCCCCGGCTTTTCTGTGCTCACCTGCAGCGCCTTCTCCTTCTACCCCCCGGAGCTCCAACTGCGGTTCCTCCGCAACGGGCTGGCAGCCGGCTCCGGCGAGGGTGACTTCGGCCCGAACGGCGACGGCTCCTTCCACGCCTGGTCTTCACTGACAGTCAAAAGCGGCGACGAGCACCACTACCGCTGCCTGGTGCAGCACGCGGGGCTGCCGCAGCCCCTCACTGTGGAGCTGG AATCACCAGCCAAATCCTCGATGCCAGTGGTTGGAATCGTCATTGGCCTCTTACTGCTCACGGCGGCGGCTGCAGGCGGAGCTCTGCTATGGAGGAGGATGAGAAACGGGCTGCCAG cCCCTTGGATCTCTCTCCGTGGGGACGATGTAGGGGCCCTCCTGCCCACTCCTGGCCTGCCCAAGGATGCTGACTCTTAG
- the FLT3LG gene encoding fms-related tyrosine kinase 3 ligand isoform X1, with the protein MIVLAPAWSPTTSLLLLLLLSPGLRGSPDCSFSHSPISSTFKVTIRKLSDYLLQDYPVTVASNLQDDELCGPFWRLVLAQRWMGRLKAVAGSQMQSLLEAVNTEIHFVTLCAFQPLPSCLRFVQTNISHLLQDTSEQLAALKPWITRRNFSGCLELQCQPADSSTPLPPRSPRALEATALPAPQAPLLLLLLLLPVALLLMSAAWCLHWRRRRWRTPCPREQRKTLRPRERNHLPEDTEPGLGETQLETGSFLDHAAPLTLPPGWRQRQPPTPAPDPPIPLCTKSLSPGNCI; encoded by the exons ATGATAGTGCTGGcgccagcctggagcccaact acctccctgctgctgctgctactgctcaGCCCTGGCCTCCGCGGGTCCCCCGACTGTTCCTTCAGCCACAGCCCCATCTCCTCCACCTTCAAGGTCACCATCCGAAAGCTG TCTGATTACCTGCTTCAGGATTACCCAGTCACCGTCGCCTCCAACCTACAGGAC GACGAGCTCTGTGGGCCATTCTGGCGCCTGGTCCTGGCCCAGCGCTGGATGGGTCGGCTCAAGGCTGTGGCTGGGTCCCAGATGCAAAGCCTGCTGGAGGCGGTCAACACCGAGATACATTTTGTCACCTTGTGTGCCTTCCAG cccctccccagctgtcttCGATTCGTCCAGACCAACATCTCCCACCTCCTGCAGGACACCTCCGAGCAGCTGGCGGCCTTGAAGCCCTGGATCACCCGCAGGaatttctcggggtgcctggagCTACAGTGTCAGCCCG CAGACTcctccaccccactgcccccaagGAGCCCCAGGGCCTTGGAGGCCACAGCCCTGCCAGCCCCTCAGGCCCCTCTGCTGCTCCTCCTGCTGCTGTTGCCTGTGGCTCTCTTGCTGATGTCCGCTGCCTGGTGCCTGCACTGGCgaaggaggagatggagaacGCCCTGCCCCAGGGAGCAG AGgaagacactgaggcccagagagaggaatcACCTGCCCGAGGACACAGAGCCGGGACTCGGAGAAACTCAGCTAGAGACTGGTTCCTTCCTCGACCACGCTGCCCCGCTCACTCTCCCCCCGGGATGGAGGCAACGCCAGCCCCCAACGCCAGCCCCAGACCCACCTATCCCCCTCTGTACAAAGTCCTTGTCCCCAGGAAATTGTATATAA
- the RPL13A gene encoding 60S ribosomal protein L13a isoform X2, whose amino-acid sequence MNTNPSRGPYHFRAPSRIFWRTVRGMLPHKTKRGQAALERLKVFDGIPPPYDKKKRMVVPAALKVVRLKPTRKFAYLGRLAHEVGWKYQAVTATLEEKRKEKAKIHYRKKKQLVRLRKQAEKNVEGKINKYTEVLKTHGLLV is encoded by the exons ATGAACACCAACCCATCCCGAGGCCCCTACCACTTCCGCGCGCCCAGCCGCATCTTCTGGCGGACAGTGCGAG GCATGCTGCCCCACAAGACCAAGCGAGGCCAGGCCGCCCTGGAGCGCCTCAAGGTGTTTGATGGGATCCCGCCCCCCTACGACAAG AAAAAGCGGATGGTGGTTCCCGCCGCCCTCAAAGTTGTGCGGCTGAAGCCTACACGGAAG TTTGcttacctggggcgcctggctcacGAGGTTGGCTGGAAGTACCAGGCAGTAACGGCCACCCTGGAGGAGAAGCGGAAGGAGAAGGCCAAGATCCATTACCGGAAGAAGAAGCAGCTTGTG AGGCTACGGAAACAGGCCGAAAAGAACGTGGAGGGGAAAATCAACAAATACACAGAGGTCCTCAAGACCCACGGACTCCTGGTCTGA
- the RPS11 gene encoding 40S ribosomal protein S11 codes for MADIQTERAYQKQPTIFQNKKRVLLGETGKEKLPRYYKNIGLGFKTPKEAIEGTYIDKKCPFTGNVSIRGRILSGVVTKMKMQRTIVIRRDYLHYIRKYNRFEKRHKNMSVHLSPCFRDVQIGDIVTVGECRPLSKTVRFNVLKVTKAAGTKKQFQKF; via the exons ATGGCGGACATTCAG ACTGAGCGTGCCTACCAAAAGCAGCCAACcatctttcaaaataagaagaGGGTCCTGCTTGGAGAAACTGGCAAGGAGAAACTCCCACGATACTACAAAAACATCGGTTTGGGCTTCAAGACGCCCAAGGAG GCCATTGAGGGCACCTATATTGACAAGAAATGCCCCTTTACTGGTAACGTCTCCATCCGAGGGCGGATTCTGTCTG GTGTGGTGACCAAGATGAAGATGCAGAGGACCATTGTCATCCGCCGGGACTACCTCCATTATATCCGAAAGTACAACCGCTTTGAGAAACGCCACAAGAACATGTCCGTGCACCTGTCCccctgcttcag GGATGTCCAGATCGGCGACATTGTCACGGTGGGCGAGTGCCGGCCCTTGAGCAAGACTGTGCGCTTCAACgtgctcaaagtcacaaaggCCGCTGGCACCAAAAAGCAGTTCCAGAAGTTCTGA